In Nitrospira sp., one DNA window encodes the following:
- a CDS encoding polysaccharide biosynthesis/export family protein, which yields MIMKYALWFLISSLVLTVSSGSGFCDSGSVKSPGVGKSTTDATALPAATTQTEKAISQVMMDKLSNAVSSEYVIGAEDVLDITVWRNPDLSRQVQVRPDGRISMPIIRDVVAVGKTPTQLAEEMTNKLKEYVQNPVVAVTLKEVNSSNVFLLGEVAHPGKYPLKSKMTLLQGITIAGGFKETAARNQIVIFRFIESAPGTKRFTASYDDIVLRSGISDNFELKPGDTLVVPSESMVVFPGR from the coding sequence ATGATTATGAAATACGCCCTGTGGTTTCTCATCAGCTCGCTGGTGTTGACGGTCAGCTCGGGCTCCGGATTCTGTGATTCGGGTTCGGTCAAGTCACCCGGTGTTGGTAAATCGACGACAGATGCCACGGCATTGCCTGCTGCGACGACGCAGACCGAGAAAGCGATCAGTCAGGTAATGATGGACAAGTTGTCGAACGCGGTCAGCAGTGAATATGTGATCGGTGCCGAAGATGTCCTGGACATTACCGTATGGAGGAATCCTGACCTGTCAAGACAGGTGCAAGTACGTCCTGATGGACGAATTTCCATGCCGATCATTCGTGACGTAGTGGCTGTAGGGAAAACGCCTACCCAATTGGCGGAAGAAATGACGAACAAACTGAAAGAATACGTCCAAAATCCCGTCGTCGCGGTGACGTTGAAGGAGGTCAATAGTTCCAATGTGTTCTTGTTGGGTGAAGTTGCTCATCCCGGGAAATATCCGTTAAAAAGCAAGATGACGCTCCTCCAGGGGATTACCATCGCAGGTGGATTCAAAGAGACGGCAGCGCGAAATCAAATAGTTATTTTCCGGTTTATTGAAAGTGCTCCCGGCACGAAGCGATTCACGGCCAGCTATGATGATATCGTGCTTCGCAGCGGAATCAGTGATAATTTCGAACTCAAACCTGGTGATACGCTCGTGGTTCCGAGTGAGTCGATGGTGGTTTTCCCCGGTCGATAG
- a CDS encoding polysaccharide deacetylase family protein codes for MPLFVVGTITNVSTSNPVAALTFDDGPDPVFTPLLLDVLKKHRTKATFFMVGKAAERHPDIVKEVAVAGHAIGNHSWDHPSFPLITGRERRAQIQACEKAIAPYGQRLFRPPYGDQNLLSRLEALWLGYQVIMYSLTAVDWLDHDADWMKNQVMSRIQNGSIILFHDSLFQYRDNRYADREPMLNALDMLLKELCGRFTFVTIPELISQGRPQRTYWIKTTDINILNERSGPYGEPRQYSRVQ; via the coding sequence GTGCCCCTTTTTGTCGTTGGGACGATCACGAATGTTTCCACTTCAAACCCGGTGGCGGCCCTCACGTTCGACGATGGTCCGGATCCAGTTTTCACACCTCTTCTTCTCGATGTTTTGAAAAAACACCGTACGAAGGCGACATTTTTCATGGTGGGGAAGGCTGCCGAACGTCATCCTGATATTGTTAAGGAGGTCGCTGTTGCTGGACATGCGATAGGCAACCACTCCTGGGATCACCCATCTTTTCCGCTGATCACTGGACGCGAGCGGCGGGCTCAGATCCAGGCATGCGAAAAGGCGATTGCTCCGTACGGGCAAAGACTTTTCCGTCCCCCCTATGGAGATCAAAACCTACTGTCTCGTCTTGAGGCTTTGTGGCTTGGATATCAGGTCATCATGTATAGTCTGACTGCCGTGGACTGGCTCGATCATGATGCGGATTGGATGAAAAACCAGGTCATGAGTCGAATTCAAAACGGCAGCATCATCCTCTTCCATGATTCGCTCTTTCAGTATAGAGATAATCGATACGCCGACCGGGAGCCGATGTTGAACGCGCTGGACATGCTTCTGAAAGAGCTTTGTGGGCGCTTCACCTTCGTCACTATCCCAGAGTTGATCAGTCAAGGACGTCCTCAGAGGACGTACTGGATCAAGACAACCGACATCAATATCTTGAATGAACGCAGCGGACCGTATGGGGAACCAAGGCAATACTCAAGAGTTCAATAG
- a CDS encoding polysaccharide export protein → MRTAYLSMMRPLLVGLLLCSFAVQAGCLGPVTSREYKASDVPTEFLLGSEDLIEITVWKNPDLSRVTLIRPDGYVSMPIIGDVQAAGLTAEALAAQITERLKGYIQNPSVSVNVKELNSYSVFVLGEVTKPGKYQLKSYVTVLQAISMAGGFTNYASKNKLQVVRMIESPGHKRQEIHIPLRYDDLVSGRGEPGNIVLASGDTVVVP, encoded by the coding sequence ATGCGCACGGCATACTTATCAATGATGCGGCCTCTATTGGTGGGGCTCCTGTTGTGCTCCTTTGCTGTCCAAGCCGGTTGTCTGGGACCGGTGACATCGAGAGAATATAAGGCCTCCGATGTTCCGACGGAATTCCTTCTCGGCTCTGAGGACCTCATAGAAATCACTGTCTGGAAGAATCCGGATCTGTCAAGAGTTACCTTGATACGACCGGATGGCTATGTGTCGATGCCGATCATCGGGGACGTTCAGGCGGCGGGCCTCACCGCAGAGGCACTTGCGGCGCAGATTACCGAGCGTCTCAAGGGCTATATCCAAAATCCTTCGGTATCGGTCAACGTCAAGGAGCTTAACAGTTATTCGGTGTTTGTGTTGGGAGAAGTTACCAAGCCGGGCAAGTATCAGCTCAAATCGTACGTCACAGTGCTCCAAGCTATTTCCATGGCCGGAGGCTTCACAAACTATGCGAGCAAGAACAAGTTGCAAGTTGTACGGATGATTGAAAGCCCTGGTCACAAACGTCAGGAGATCCACATTCCACTGCGCTATGACGACCTCGTCAGCGGTCGCGGTGAACCAGGTAACATCGTCCTGGCCTCCGGCGACACGGTCGTTGTACCATGA
- a CDS encoding glycosyltransferase family 2 protein — protein sequence MPDRTTPLVSIGIPTYNRANTYLRCALRSAVNQTYRNIEIIVSDNCSPDNTESVVKEFDDLRIRYYRHKENIGPVNNRNFCLERSQGKYFVLLSDDDQIDDDFISACMAAVKYPGEPGVILTGVREIDSEGNILSASYNTVGGYSTADFILGWFDRKLPLYLCSTVFNTKRLKQLGGICSKANKYDDVVAYVQLAAKYGRVDVFDVKASFRRHGSNIGDEAHYSEWCEDSLYLLDVMCKVVPEHATVIRERGMSYFCLRNYIRVAGIKSPTARVHAYLTVYRTFNYNYSPIRFMYVKNVRRIVNFVKGISAYL from the coding sequence ATGCCGGATCGTACTACTCCTCTCGTCTCAATAGGCATCCCCACTTATAACCGGGCAAACACTTATCTAAGATGTGCGTTGCGAAGCGCGGTGAATCAGACATACAGGAATATAGAGATCATTGTTTCCGATAATTGTTCACCAGACAATACCGAATCGGTTGTCAAGGAGTTCGATGATCTCCGAATAAGGTACTACAGACATAAAGAAAATATCGGCCCAGTCAATAATCGAAATTTTTGCCTAGAGCGATCTCAAGGAAAATATTTCGTCTTGCTTTCGGATGATGATCAGATCGACGATGATTTCATTTCTGCCTGTATGGCTGCGGTGAAATATCCTGGGGAGCCGGGCGTAATTTTGACCGGCGTACGCGAAATTGACTCCGAAGGGAATATCTTATCCGCTTCTTACAATACAGTTGGCGGATACTCGACGGCAGATTTTATCTTAGGATGGTTCGATCGTAAACTGCCTTTATATCTGTGCAGTACAGTCTTCAACACCAAGAGATTGAAACAGCTTGGGGGGATATGTTCGAAGGCGAATAAGTATGATGACGTCGTGGCATACGTTCAACTTGCTGCGAAATACGGAAGAGTCGACGTTTTCGACGTAAAAGCCAGTTTTCGTAGGCATGGCAGTAATATTGGGGATGAGGCTCACTATTCTGAGTGGTGCGAAGACAGTCTTTATCTGCTGGATGTCATGTGCAAGGTAGTGCCGGAGCATGCGACTGTAATAAGAGAAAGGGGAATGTCATACTTTTGCTTAAGGAATTACATCCGCGTTGCGGGAATAAAATCTCCGACAGCGCGAGTTCATGCCTACCTCACTGTCTACAGGACTTTTAACTATAATTATTCTCCAATACGCTTTATGTATGTAAAGAATGTTCGTCGCATCGTGAATTTTGTGAAAGGAATAAGTGCATACTTGTAG
- the asnB gene encoding asparagine synthase (glutamine-hydrolyzing), whose product MCGIAGELRFRTKQAARADWNKISSMMSRRGPDDVGFWSNDGSCTLVFRRLAIIDLSPRGHQPMTVGNGRYTLVFNGEIYNFMALRRQLESRGVTFRSASDSEVVLYALIEWGTEALAKFNGMFALGFYDSAEKALLLARDHAGMKPLYYLMCESGIVFASQYDQILAHPWSSHFKVSEEALGLYLRLGYIPAPWAIKENTHMLEPGMWIEISADGHCKRGHFYMLPQYAEPSLRGEEALEAVDEAITAAVKRHLVSDVPVGAFLSGGIDSPLVVAKMRAVSSKNIQTFTIGTGQKETDESLDAQAYAKEIGVEHKVENISSDQALSMVSDVIDACGEPFGDYSVFPTLMVSRLASRDHKVVLSGDGGDELFWGYPSRFGRLIHLTEDLKSPLWLRRLQWGMKRVHSRVNDRCLLTDSLGNGHRAMHTRLPEALLKKVFPSLPAWPSGSNVYAYDDRDPDRIAQLSRWHELVYHLTMVLMKVDRASMYNSLEVRVPFLDREVIEVASKVDWRDCLHVAQKLGKLPLRHILGKSVKYQTHKKRGFEAPMAAWLKTVLKEMFEEYVLRQTDILGAEINRGAMGRVFEGHISGRCDYARGLWPLLSLALWAKKYSMSSS is encoded by the coding sequence ATGTGTGGAATAGCCGGGGAATTGAGATTCCGGACGAAACAGGCTGCACGCGCAGACTGGAATAAGATCAGTTCTATGATGTCCCGCAGGGGGCCTGACGATGTCGGATTCTGGTCTAATGACGGTTCTTGTACCTTAGTCTTCCGCCGACTGGCGATAATTGATTTGAGCCCCCGAGGCCATCAGCCCATGACTGTGGGGAACGGCCGATACACATTAGTGTTTAATGGCGAGATCTATAATTTTATGGCCTTGCGGAGACAATTGGAGAGCCGTGGGGTTACATTCCGTTCAGCAAGTGATAGTGAAGTTGTGCTCTATGCATTAATAGAGTGGGGTACCGAAGCGCTAGCCAAGTTCAATGGGATGTTTGCATTGGGCTTTTATGACAGCGCTGAAAAGGCATTGCTACTGGCACGAGATCACGCAGGAATGAAGCCGCTTTATTATTTGATGTGCGAGAGCGGCATTGTCTTCGCTTCACAGTACGATCAAATACTGGCCCATCCCTGGAGTTCTCATTTTAAAGTGTCCGAGGAGGCCTTGGGACTCTATTTGCGCTTAGGCTATATTCCCGCTCCTTGGGCTATTAAAGAGAATACCCACATGCTTGAACCGGGCATGTGGATCGAAATTTCTGCGGATGGACATTGCAAACGAGGTCATTTTTATATGCTTCCGCAGTATGCCGAACCTTCGTTGAGAGGGGAAGAAGCACTAGAAGCAGTGGATGAAGCCATAACAGCAGCTGTGAAACGGCACTTAGTCAGTGATGTTCCTGTGGGAGCATTTTTATCCGGTGGCATCGACTCTCCTTTGGTGGTGGCCAAGATGCGGGCTGTCAGCTCGAAAAATATACAGACCTTCACTATTGGAACAGGCCAAAAAGAAACGGACGAATCCCTGGATGCCCAGGCATACGCAAAAGAAATAGGAGTGGAGCACAAAGTCGAAAATATATCATCGGATCAGGCATTGAGTATGGTTAGCGATGTCATCGATGCTTGTGGAGAACCGTTTGGTGACTATTCGGTGTTTCCTACCCTGATGGTTTCAAGATTGGCCAGTCGCGATCACAAGGTTGTGCTGTCTGGTGATGGCGGTGACGAATTGTTCTGGGGCTACCCCAGTCGATTTGGAAGACTTATTCACCTGACCGAGGACCTCAAGAGTCCTCTTTGGTTGAGAAGGTTGCAGTGGGGCATGAAAAGAGTGCATTCAAGAGTCAATGACAGGTGCCTGCTTACGGATTCGTTAGGCAACGGCCATCGTGCTATGCATACCCGTCTCCCCGAAGCGCTTCTGAAAAAAGTGTTTCCCTCATTGCCGGCTTGGCCGTCAGGGAGCAATGTTTATGCTTACGATGACCGTGACCCTGATCGGATAGCGCAGCTGTCGCGGTGGCATGAGTTGGTTTATCACTTGACAATGGTATTGATGAAGGTTGATCGAGCCAGTATGTACAATTCACTTGAGGTTCGCGTGCCTTTTCTCGACCGCGAGGTAATTGAAGTAGCATCAAAGGTTGATTGGCGTGATTGCCTGCATGTGGCTCAGAAATTGGGAAAGTTGCCATTACGGCATATACTGGGTAAAAGTGTGAAGTATCAAACTCATAAGAAACGTGGTTTTGAAGCTCCGATGGCAGCGTGGCTCAAAACAGTCCTGAAAGAAATGTTTGAAGAATATGTCCTGAGACAGACCGATATCCTGGGGGCTGAAATCAATCGAGGAGCGATGGGTAGAGTATTTGAAGGACACATTAGTGGACGATGTGACTATGCACGGGGACTCTGGCCGCTACTAAGCTTGGCATTATGGGCAAAGAAATACTCCATGAGCTCGAGCTAG
- a CDS encoding ABC transporter ATP-binding protein, producing the protein MGDIAIRVKGIGKKYRIGKKERYKTLRDTLASAFASPFQKAGKLLRGEGLGTAEGDEIIWALEDISFEVRRGEAIGVIGGNGAGKSTFLKILSRITEPTTGFADIYGRVGSLLEVGTGFHPELTGRDNIYLNGAILGMKRVEIDRKFDDIVAFSEVDRFIDTPVKHYSSGMYLRLAFAVAAHLEPEILLVDEVLAVGDAGFQKKCLGKMGTVVKEGRTVLLVSHNMGAITQLCETTVHLEKGRLKRVGPSGEVVSAYLSSSVGTDVKSDWFNDSSKPNHAEVRFSSARLLSIDEQPLSVVHFNSTFLIEIAYSITVPIRDLSISYKVYDAQGNLVFESMDTDMREWKGRVREPGQYRSLCEVLPSFLKPGRYYVSLVSFVEHVKIIETQQSVLSFDVSEVGYPLNPGRLGIVSPVLQWKVIG; encoded by the coding sequence ATGGGCGATATCGCAATACGAGTCAAGGGAATCGGCAAGAAATATCGCATCGGGAAAAAGGAACGATACAAAACGCTGCGGGATACATTGGCTTCAGCCTTTGCCTCTCCGTTTCAAAAAGCGGGGAAGTTGTTGCGAGGGGAAGGACTGGGTACTGCTGAGGGGGATGAGATCATCTGGGCCTTAGAAGACATTTCTTTTGAGGTGAGACGTGGTGAAGCCATTGGTGTTATCGGCGGTAACGGGGCAGGCAAAAGCACATTCCTAAAGATACTCTCGCGGATTACTGAGCCGACGACAGGCTTTGCCGATATCTATGGGCGTGTCGGTTCTCTCTTGGAGGTGGGAACCGGTTTTCACCCGGAGTTAACCGGGAGGGACAATATCTATCTCAACGGAGCGATCCTCGGCATGAAGCGAGTCGAGATCGACAGAAAGTTCGACGACATAGTCGCTTTTTCAGAGGTTGATCGCTTTATCGATACCCCCGTCAAGCACTATTCCAGCGGAATGTATCTTCGATTAGCCTTTGCCGTCGCGGCACATCTTGAGCCGGAGATTCTGTTGGTCGACGAAGTCTTGGCTGTGGGGGATGCGGGATTCCAAAAAAAGTGCCTTGGCAAAATGGGGACCGTGGTCAAAGAGGGCCGCACGGTCTTGCTCGTCAGTCACAACATGGGAGCGATCACTCAGCTGTGTGAGACAACCGTACACCTTGAGAAAGGGAGACTCAAGCGAGTCGGACCCTCTGGCGAAGTGGTGAGTGCGTATTTGTCTTCATCGGTCGGCACAGATGTCAAGTCAGACTGGTTCAACGATTCATCCAAACCGAACCACGCTGAAGTCCGATTTAGTTCTGCACGGCTGTTGTCGATCGATGAACAGCCTCTATCCGTTGTGCACTTTAACAGCACGTTTCTCATTGAAATTGCATATTCTATTACAGTTCCGATACGAGATCTGTCTATTTCATATAAAGTGTACGATGCGCAGGGGAATCTTGTGTTTGAGTCCATGGATACGGACATGCGTGAATGGAAAGGGCGTGTGAGGGAGCCAGGGCAGTATCGTTCTCTTTGCGAGGTGCTTCCATCATTTCTCAAGCCAGGCCGATACTATGTGTCTCTCGTCTCCTTTGTCGAACACGTGAAAATTATCGAGACGCAGCAAAGTGTCCTGTCATTCGATGTATCGGAAGTCGGCTATCCCTTGAACCCAGGTCGATTGGGAATTGTCTCGCCGGTGTTGCAATGGAAAGTAATCGGATGA
- a CDS encoding glycosyltransferase, with amino-acid sequence MKLSVIIPCFNVADTIATQLEALANQRWSEPWEVIVSDNGSTDGSMEIVKKYEGRLPHLRLVDASGRRGRGYARNVAAKVARGASLAFCDADDEVAPGWLAAMGEALAKYDFVACRIDVYKLSPLWIAKMRKHSQALRLQTDGAPPSLSHAGGGTIAVKRWLHDEVGGFDESFIRHQDTEYCWKIQLKGAKLHFVPEAVVHVRLRDTLMGNYRQAFGWGEYSVLLYKRYQHLGMLKRTWKDGIYSWMNLVLGFIKGAPKIRSKSDLIRWSWAFGEVLGRLKGSIRYRTFRI; translated from the coding sequence ATGAAGTTGAGCGTCATCATCCCCTGTTTCAACGTTGCGGATACCATTGCGACCCAACTCGAAGCACTCGCCAATCAGCGTTGGTCCGAGCCTTGGGAGGTCATTGTTTCTGACAATGGATCGACGGATGGTTCAATGGAGATCGTGAAAAAATATGAGGGCCGTCTGCCTCATCTTCGCCTTGTCGACGCATCCGGCAGGCGCGGGAGGGGATATGCCAGAAATGTAGCAGCAAAGGTCGCGCGAGGTGCATCGCTTGCTTTCTGTGATGCAGATGATGAGGTCGCTCCAGGGTGGCTGGCCGCGATGGGAGAAGCATTAGCCAAGTACGATTTTGTTGCGTGCCGTATCGATGTGTATAAACTCAGTCCCCTCTGGATAGCGAAGATGCGAAAGCATTCTCAAGCATTGAGGCTTCAGACGGATGGTGCGCCGCCTTCTCTTTCGCACGCCGGGGGTGGGACCATCGCTGTCAAGCGATGGCTACATGATGAAGTCGGTGGGTTTGATGAATCATTCATCCGCCATCAGGATACAGAATACTGTTGGAAAATTCAGTTAAAGGGGGCGAAGCTTCATTTTGTTCCGGAAGCGGTTGTGCATGTGCGCTTGAGAGATACCTTGATGGGGAATTATCGCCAGGCTTTCGGTTGGGGAGAATACAGCGTTCTTCTCTATAAAAGGTATCAGCACTTGGGTATGCTAAAGCGTACATGGAAAGATGGGATTTATTCATGGATGAATCTGGTACTAGGCTTCATTAAAGGTGCTCCAAAGATTCGAAGTAAGAGTGATCTTATCCGTTGGTCCTGGGCATTTGGGGAAGTACTCGGCCGGCTGAAGGGTAGTATTAGATACAGAACTTTCAGGATTTGA
- a CDS encoding outer membrane beta-barrel protein: MIAAVLLCEALPALSVHGETLIVPTAIVRSRYDSNIYRQPVQLLAPGTQPQDFITTVGGGLDLLHKTRDIEADVRMGGTFNALVVNSNRNYFAALLSANIGLDRWVDQYVRGARLNVAENLRYSPTLPSFLAGARDVPEDVSLISGTQGFRANTLFNTTNVTGSYPLSRDVSLEGGYLFGLRSVGRLQGTESGLADLVYFNTMNNTWHGGPRYRLTRNDSVAVFYKQMFLSQERPGGSRTINTNVINFAAEYDKAYQEWGFKIQGGVTVVEPGGQVFPTGTLQVTTTPERDTAVRLALSREARPSFFQQSGAMISNIARLGVSHRIYERLTLDGTIAYAYNQYLPISSHQIYQNFTTTSRLAYKLTRNFTGEIFGLYQYIDSNRSAVEYQFPRVEVGFMLTMEWR, from the coding sequence ATGATTGCGGCTGTGCTTCTCTGCGAGGCATTGCCGGCGTTGTCTGTCCATGGAGAGACGCTCATTGTCCCAACAGCGATCGTGCGGTCACGGTACGATTCCAATATCTATCGTCAGCCGGTGCAGTTGTTGGCACCGGGCACGCAGCCCCAGGATTTTATCACGACCGTGGGCGGTGGCCTGGATCTGCTCCACAAAACTCGTGACATAGAAGCGGATGTGAGGATGGGGGGCACATTCAATGCCCTGGTGGTAAACTCGAATCGGAATTATTTCGCTGCGTTGCTCTCTGCCAACATTGGATTGGATCGCTGGGTTGATCAGTATGTCAGAGGCGCAAGGTTGAACGTCGCGGAGAACTTGCGATATTCTCCCACCCTACCGTCCTTTCTGGCGGGAGCAAGGGATGTTCCGGAAGATGTGAGCTTGATTAGCGGCACCCAAGGATTTCGAGCCAATACGCTTTTCAACACCACGAATGTCACGGGATCATACCCTTTGTCACGAGATGTCTCTCTGGAAGGGGGCTATCTCTTCGGGCTTCGGAGCGTGGGACGACTTCAAGGGACGGAAAGTGGCCTCGCCGACCTCGTTTACTTCAACACGATGAACAACACCTGGCACGGAGGGCCTCGCTATCGGCTGACGCGAAACGACAGTGTTGCGGTCTTTTATAAGCAGATGTTCCTTTCGCAAGAGCGACCCGGAGGCAGCAGGACCATTAATACCAATGTGATCAATTTCGCGGCTGAATACGACAAGGCGTATCAAGAGTGGGGTTTCAAGATTCAAGGAGGGGTTACGGTTGTCGAACCAGGCGGACAGGTGTTTCCGACCGGTACCTTACAGGTGACAACCACGCCTGAGCGGGATACCGCAGTCCGTCTAGCCCTTTCACGGGAAGCCAGACCATCGTTTTTCCAACAGAGTGGAGCAATGATCAGTAATATTGCAAGACTGGGAGTCAGCCATAGAATCTATGAACGGCTCACCCTCGATGGGACGATCGCCTATGCCTATAATCAATATCTACCCATCAGCAGCCACCAGATCTATCAAAATTTTACCACGACGTCGAGACTCGCCTATAAATTGACCAGAAACTTCACAGGCGAGATCTTTGGCCTTTACCAATATATTGACAGTAACAGGTCGGCAGTTGAATACCAATTCCCGCGCGTTGAAGTGGGATTTATGCTGACGATGGAGTGGAGGTGA
- a CDS encoding ABC transporter permease — MEENVQVIRIERSQGWVTLQLKELWAYRELLYFLIWRDIKVRYKQTALGVAWAIIQPVFTMIVFSLFFGRLAKMPSDGIPYPLFSYAALVPWTFFSHGLTLASNSLVGSANLIKKVYFPRLSVPIAAVTSGLIDFSIAFMVLLGMMLYYGIVPTLNVIWLPFLILLTLMTSLGVSLWLSALNVQFRDVRYILPFLTQLWLFATPIAYPSSLLSEPWRTLYSINPMVGVVEGFRWALLEAKTAPGPMLIVSSLAALALLVGGAFYFRRLEKTFADVV; from the coding sequence ATGGAAGAGAACGTTCAGGTGATTCGGATCGAGCGGTCCCAAGGATGGGTAACGCTTCAACTGAAGGAGTTGTGGGCCTATCGAGAGTTGCTATACTTTCTGATCTGGCGAGATATCAAGGTGCGCTACAAGCAGACCGCACTGGGCGTGGCATGGGCCATTATCCAACCTGTTTTTACAATGATCGTCTTTAGCCTTTTCTTTGGTCGATTAGCAAAAATGCCTTCCGATGGAATTCCCTACCCGCTTTTCAGTTATGCTGCCTTGGTTCCCTGGACCTTCTTTTCTCACGGGTTGACGCTAGCATCCAACAGCTTGGTAGGAAGTGCCAATCTGATCAAAAAGGTCTATTTCCCAAGACTTTCCGTCCCGATCGCGGCGGTGACCTCCGGTCTCATCGATTTTTCGATCGCCTTCATGGTGCTTCTCGGCATGATGCTTTATTATGGCATTGTCCCCACGCTCAATGTGATCTGGCTTCCTTTTTTGATTTTGCTCACACTCATGACTTCGCTCGGTGTCTCTCTCTGGCTTTCCGCCTTAAATGTCCAATTTCGCGACGTACGGTACATACTCCCTTTTCTGACGCAACTCTGGCTTTTTGCAACCCCCATCGCCTATCCCAGCAGTCTGTTGTCCGAACCTTGGAGGACTCTCTATAGCATTAATCCCATGGTTGGGGTGGTGGAGGGATTCCGTTGGGCCTTGCTCGAGGCGAAGACCGCCCCAGGGCCGATGTTGATTGTTTCTTCTCTGGCTGCGCTGGCACTTTTGGTGGGAGGGGCATTCTACTTCCGTCGGTTAGAAAAAACGTTTGCGGATGTGGTGTGA
- a CDS encoding SDR family NAD(P)-dependent oxidoreductase has protein sequence MIAIENHVAVVTGASQGIGRAIALGLAAQRVRLFLVGRNSTTLHEVAELARKSSPVVVVRVIDLVSDGAVTGIARNINQKFGGLDVLIHCAGTYSMGDLQTASVDDFDRLYRTNVRMPYLLTQSLLPMLKRRKGQIVFINSSQGLQARARVGQYAASQHALKAIADSLREEVNSDGVRVFSVYPGRTATPRMEAMFTMQEREYKPELLLQPEDIAEVVINTLMMPLTAEVTNITMRPLIKSY, from the coding sequence ATGATCGCTATCGAAAATCATGTCGCCGTTGTGACGGGGGCAAGTCAGGGGATCGGACGGGCTATAGCGCTTGGTCTTGCAGCGCAGAGGGTCAGACTGTTTCTGGTTGGACGAAACAGCACCACCTTGCACGAAGTGGCAGAGCTTGCGCGCAAGTCGTCGCCAGTGGTCGTGGTTCGTGTTATCGATCTGGTGAGCGATGGGGCTGTTACAGGTATAGCAAGAAATATTAACCAGAAGTTTGGTGGTCTTGATGTGCTAATCCACTGTGCTGGAACCTATTCTATGGGGGACCTTCAAACCGCTTCAGTTGACGATTTCGATAGGTTGTATCGCACCAATGTGCGAATGCCATATCTGTTAACCCAGTCCCTTTTACCGATGCTGAAAAGAAGGAAAGGCCAGATCGTCTTTATTAATTCTAGTCAGGGGCTTCAAGCGAGGGCGCGTGTTGGTCAATATGCCGCCTCCCAGCATGCGTTGAAGGCCATAGCGGACAGTCTCAGGGAGGAAGTCAACTCAGACGGAGTTCGGGTGTTTAGCGTCTATCCCGGACGGACCGCCACGCCACGTATGGAGGCCATGTTCACAATGCAAGAGAGGGAGTACAAACCGGAACTTCTTCTCCAGCCTGAAGATATCGCAGAGGTTGTCATTAATACTCTGATGATGCCATTAACTGCTGAGGTGACGAACATCACTATGCGTCCGCTCATAAAATCGTATTGA